A part of Strix aluco isolate bStrAlu1 chromosome 21, bStrAlu1.hap1, whole genome shotgun sequence genomic DNA contains:
- the EXOC7 gene encoding exocyst complex component 7 isoform X12 produces MIPTEEVSARRREIEDKLKQEEETLSFIKESLEKSDQLTKNMVSILSSFESRLMKLENSIIPVHKQTENLQRLQENVEKTLSCLDHVISYYHVAKDTEKIIKEGPTGRLEEYLNCMDKIQKAVEYFQDNNPDSPELNRVKSLFERGKESLESEFRSLMTRHSKPVPPILILDLISGDDEMETQEDMSLEHLPESVLHDIIRISGWLVENGRNQDFMTVYFQIRSVQLDRSIKGLKDHFRKNSSSTGVPYSPAIQNKRKDTPTKKPIKRPGRDDVFDIEIDAYIHCVSAFVKLAQSEYQLLTEIVPEHHQKKTFDSLIQESLDNLIMEGDNIVSAARKAIIRHDYSAVLTIFPILKHLKQMKPEFDQVLQGTAAGTKNKLPGLITSMETTGARALEEFADNIKNDPDKEYNMPKDGTVHELTSNAILFLQQLLDFQETAGAMLASQETSSSASSYSSEFSRRLLSTYICKVLGNLQLNLLSKSKVYEDPALSAIFLHNNYNYILKSLEKSELIQLVAVTQKTAERSYRELIEQQIQTYQRSWLKVTEHILERNLPVFQPGVKLKDKERQMIKERFKGFNDGLEELCKIQKAWAIPDMEQRDRIRQAQKTIVKETYGAFLNRYGNVPFTKNPEKYIKYQVDQVGEMIEKLFDTSA; encoded by the exons GAAGAAGAAACTCTGTCCTTTATCAAAGAGAGCCTTGAGAAAAGTGACCAGCTTACAAAGAACATG GTTTCTATCCTCTCCTCCTTTGAAAGTCGTTTGATGAAGCTGGAGAACTCAATCATCCCTGTCCATAAACAGACAGAGAACCTGCAGCGCTTGCAGGAGAATGTGGAGAAGACTCTGTCCTGCTTGGATCACGTCATCAGTTACTACCATGTGGCTAAGGACACAGAGAAGATCATAAAGGAAGG cCCCACTGGGAGGCTGGAGGAATACTTGAACTGCATGGACAAAATCCAGAAGGCGGTGGAATACTTCCAGGACAACAATCCGGACAGCCCAGAGCTGAATCGTGTG AAATCCCTCTTTGAGAGGGGCAAGGAGTCCCTGGAATCGGAGTTCCGCAGCTTGATGACACGACACAGCAAGCCAGTCCCACCCATCCTTATCCTGGACCTGATCAGTGGGGACGATGAAATGGAGACGCAGGAGGACATGTCTCTGGAGCACCTCCCGGAGAGTGTCCTGCATGATATCATCCGCATTTCTGGCTGGCTGGTGGAAAACGGCAGGAATCAAG ATTTCATGACTGTTTACTTCCAAATCCGCTCTGTCCAGCTTGACCGCTCCATCAAGGGACTGAAAGACCATTTCCGTAAGAACAGCTCCTCCACGGGAGTGCCGTATTCCCCTGCcattcagaacaaaaggaaggaCACTCCCACCAAAAAGCCAATCAAGAGACCGG GGAGGGATGACGTCTTCGACATCGAGATTGATGCGTACATTCACTGCGTTAGTGCCTTTGTCAAACTGGCCCAGAGCGAATACCAGCTCCTGACAGAAATCGTCCCGGAGCACCACCAGAAGAAGACCTTTGATTCTCTCATCCAG GAGTCATTAGATAACTTGATCATGGAGGGGGATAACATTGTCTCGGCTGCCCGGAAAGCCATCATCCGGCACGACTATTCGGCTGTGCTCACGATCTTCCCCATCCTTAAGCATCTAAAGCAGATGAAGCCAGAATTTGACCAGGTCTTGCAG GGAACTGCAGCAGGCACTAAGAACAAACTGCCAGGGCTGATCACTTCCATGGAGACCACTGGTGCAAGGGCACTGGAAGAGTTTGCAGACAACATTAAG AATGACCCAGACAAGGAATATAACATGCCAAAAGATGGGACAGTTCACGAACTCACCAGTAAT gCCATCCTCTTCCTACAGCAGTTGTTGGATTTCCAGGAGACGGCGGGTGCCATGCTGGCTTCGCAAG agaccAGCTCTTCAGCTAGTAGTTACAGTTCAGAGTTCAGCAGGAGGCTGCTGAGCACCTACATCT GCAAAGTGCTGGGCAACTTGCAGCTTAACCTTCTTAGTAAATCCAAGGTTTATGAAGACCCAGCTTTGAGTGCCATTTTTCTGCACAACAACTACAACTACATTCTGAAATCTCTGGAAAA gtCTGAGCTGATCCAGTTGGTAGCTGTGACACAGAAGACAGCTGAGAGGTCTTACCGGGAGCTCATTGAACAGCAGATCCAGACCTACCAGCGCAG CTGGTTGAAGGTGACAGAACACATCTTGGAGAGAAACCTGCCTGTCTTTCAGCCAGGAGTGAAG CTCAAGGATAAGGAGCGGCAGATGATAAAGGAGCGCTTTAAG GGTTTTAATGATGGGCTGGAGGAGCTATGTAAGATCCAGAAGGCCTGGGCAATCCCAGACATGGAGCAACGGGACAGAATCCGCCAGGCACAGAAAACCATTGTGAAAGAGACCTATGGTGCCTTCTTGAACAG ATATGGCAACGTGCCCTTCACCAAGAACCCTGAGAAGTACATCAAATACCAGGTCGACCAGGTGGGGGAGATGATCGAGAAGCTGTTTGACACATCGGCATAG
- the EXOC7 gene encoding exocyst complex component 7 isoform X9, with amino-acid sequence MIPTEEVSARRREIEDKLKQEEETLSFIKESLEKSDQLTKNMVSILSSFESRLMKLENSIIPVHKQTENLQRLQENVEKTLSCLDHVISYYHVAKDTEKIIKEGPTGRLEEYLNCMDKIQKAVEYFQDNNPDSPELNRVKSLFERGKESLESEFRSLMTRHSKPVPPILILDLISGDDEMETQEDMSLEHLPESVLHDIIRISGWLVENGRNQDFMTVYFQIRSVQLDRSIKGLKDHFRKNSSSTGVPYSPAIQNKRKDTPTKKPIKRPGTIRKAQNLLKQYSQHGLDGKKGASNLIPMEGRDDVFDIEIDAYIHCVSAFVKLAQSEYQLLTEIVPEHHQKKTFDSLIQESLDNLIMEGDNIVSAARKAIIRHDYSAVLTIFPILKHLKQMKPEFDQVLQGTAAGTKNKLPGLITSMETTGARALEEFADNIKNDPDKEYNMPKDGTVHELTSNAILFLQQLLDFQETAGAMLASQETSSSASSYSSEFSRRLLSTYICKVLGNLQLNLLSKSKVYEDPALSAIFLHNNYNYILKSLEKSELIQLVAVTQKTAERSYRELIEQQIQTYQRSWLKVTEHILERNLPVFQPGVKLKDKERQMIKERFKGFNDGLEELCKIQKAWAIPDMEQRDRIRQAQKTIVKETYGAFLNRYGNVPFTKNPEKYIKYQVDQVGEMIEKLFDTSA; translated from the exons GAAGAAGAAACTCTGTCCTTTATCAAAGAGAGCCTTGAGAAAAGTGACCAGCTTACAAAGAACATG GTTTCTATCCTCTCCTCCTTTGAAAGTCGTTTGATGAAGCTGGAGAACTCAATCATCCCTGTCCATAAACAGACAGAGAACCTGCAGCGCTTGCAGGAGAATGTGGAGAAGACTCTGTCCTGCTTGGATCACGTCATCAGTTACTACCATGTGGCTAAGGACACAGAGAAGATCATAAAGGAAGG cCCCACTGGGAGGCTGGAGGAATACTTGAACTGCATGGACAAAATCCAGAAGGCGGTGGAATACTTCCAGGACAACAATCCGGACAGCCCAGAGCTGAATCGTGTG AAATCCCTCTTTGAGAGGGGCAAGGAGTCCCTGGAATCGGAGTTCCGCAGCTTGATGACACGACACAGCAAGCCAGTCCCACCCATCCTTATCCTGGACCTGATCAGTGGGGACGATGAAATGGAGACGCAGGAGGACATGTCTCTGGAGCACCTCCCGGAGAGTGTCCTGCATGATATCATCCGCATTTCTGGCTGGCTGGTGGAAAACGGCAGGAATCAAG ATTTCATGACTGTTTACTTCCAAATCCGCTCTGTCCAGCTTGACCGCTCCATCAAGGGACTGAAAGACCATTTCCGTAAGAACAGCTCCTCCACGGGAGTGCCGTATTCCCCTGCcattcagaacaaaaggaaggaCACTCCCACCAAAAAGCCAATCAAGAGACCGG GCACGATCCGTAAGGCTCAGAACCTTCTGAAACAGTACTCTCAGCATGGTCTAGATGGGAAAAAGGGGGCCTCTAACCTCATTCCTATGGAAG GGAGGGATGACGTCTTCGACATCGAGATTGATGCGTACATTCACTGCGTTAGTGCCTTTGTCAAACTGGCCCAGAGCGAATACCAGCTCCTGACAGAAATCGTCCCGGAGCACCACCAGAAGAAGACCTTTGATTCTCTCATCCAG GAGTCATTAGATAACTTGATCATGGAGGGGGATAACATTGTCTCGGCTGCCCGGAAAGCCATCATCCGGCACGACTATTCGGCTGTGCTCACGATCTTCCCCATCCTTAAGCATCTAAAGCAGATGAAGCCAGAATTTGACCAGGTCTTGCAG GGAACTGCAGCAGGCACTAAGAACAAACTGCCAGGGCTGATCACTTCCATGGAGACCACTGGTGCAAGGGCACTGGAAGAGTTTGCAGACAACATTAAG AATGACCCAGACAAGGAATATAACATGCCAAAAGATGGGACAGTTCACGAACTCACCAGTAAT gCCATCCTCTTCCTACAGCAGTTGTTGGATTTCCAGGAGACGGCGGGTGCCATGCTGGCTTCGCAAG agaccAGCTCTTCAGCTAGTAGTTACAGTTCAGAGTTCAGCAGGAGGCTGCTGAGCACCTACATCT GCAAAGTGCTGGGCAACTTGCAGCTTAACCTTCTTAGTAAATCCAAGGTTTATGAAGACCCAGCTTTGAGTGCCATTTTTCTGCACAACAACTACAACTACATTCTGAAATCTCTGGAAAA gtCTGAGCTGATCCAGTTGGTAGCTGTGACACAGAAGACAGCTGAGAGGTCTTACCGGGAGCTCATTGAACAGCAGATCCAGACCTACCAGCGCAG CTGGTTGAAGGTGACAGAACACATCTTGGAGAGAAACCTGCCTGTCTTTCAGCCAGGAGTGAAG CTCAAGGATAAGGAGCGGCAGATGATAAAGGAGCGCTTTAAG GGTTTTAATGATGGGCTGGAGGAGCTATGTAAGATCCAGAAGGCCTGGGCAATCCCAGACATGGAGCAACGGGACAGAATCCGCCAGGCACAGAAAACCATTGTGAAAGAGACCTATGGTGCCTTCTTGAACAG ATATGGCAACGTGCCCTTCACCAAGAACCCTGAGAAGTACATCAAATACCAGGTCGACCAGGTGGGGGAGATGATCGAGAAGCTGTTTGACACATCGGCATAG